The archaeon BMS3Bbin15 nucleotide sequence CCGAATGTTCCACAGTCAGGTCACTTCTACATGCCAGTACAGTGTCAGCAGTGTGAGAGACCACCATGTGTTAAGGTTTGCCCGACAAAGGCCACATGGAGAGAGCCTGACGGTATAGTTGTTATTGATTATAGCTGGTGCATCGGCTGTAGATTCTGCCTTGCAGCATGTCCATACTGGGCAAGACGGTTTAACTGGGGTATACCATATCTGCCAGGTAAAGATTTGAATCCTGTAATGCACTACCTTGGAAACAGGCCTAGAATGCGAGGAGTAGCTGAGAAATGTACTTTCTGTATCCAGCGTACCAGAAAAGGAAAATATCCTGCATGTGTTGAGATATGTCCGGTAGGAGCAAGGAAGTTTGGCAATCTTCTCGACCCAGAGAGTGAGGTCAGAAAAGTATTGGCAGAAAAGAGAGTTTTCAGACTTAAAGAGGAACTTGGTACGGATCCAAAGTTCTTCTATTTTATGGAATGAGGTGATAAAGAATGAAGCTTTTGAAGTTTGCATTGACAACAATAAGAATTGCCTTTACAGGAGGCCCGAAGTACTATGCATGGCTATTAAGTCTTATTTTGGTAATGGTCTTTGGCGCCCTGACATATCTGCAGCAGTTGAAATTGGGCCTGATTGTAACAGACATGAGGGCTCAGGTATCCTGGGGCAGTTATATAGCTAATTTCACCTTTTTTGTAGGTGTGGCAGCAGCGGCAGTTATGATTGTTGCTCCGGCATATCTATATAATAAGAAGGACTTCAGAGAGATAACAATTTTTGGTGAACTCCTTGCTTTCAGTGCTGTTGTGATGAGCCTTGCCTTTGTTCTTATAGACCTTGGTAGAATTGACAGGATGCTTCATATCCTGCCCTTCACAGGTACACCGAACTGGCCTCAGTCACTGCTCACATGGGATATTATAGTGCTTAATGGCTACCTTTTCCTTAACATGCTTATCCCCGGGTATATGCTTTATAAAAAATTCTACCATGAACACCTGAATAGGTGGATATACTTCTTTGTATTTCTATCCATACCATGGGCTGTGAGTATACATACAGTTACAGCCTTTTTGTATGGGGGCTTAATTGCAAGACCTTTCTGGAACGTTGCACTCATGGCTCCACGATTCCTTGCTGGTGCATTTGCTTCAGGCCCTGCTCTGGTAATACTTGTAATCATGGCATTGAGGCGTTATACCTGCCTGGGAAAGAAAGGCTGTAAGATTGTGGTGCATGACAGTATTCTCTTCAAGCTTGCACAGATAATACTTGTTTCCCTGCTGGTGAACCTATTTTTCATAGGCTCAGAAGTTTATACTGCATTATATGGAGCAAAACCTGCTGATGCTTCTACCCTAAGGTATCTCTTTTTTGGCTTAATGCATAATGGTATACTTTATGCAAAGCTCACACCATACTTCTGGACTTCTATAATTTTTATGGTGATAGGGGCATTTCTACTTATGATACCAAAGACGAGATACAATTTAACAACACTTGCTATATCCTGTTTCCTAATCTTTGTAGGGGTATGGATTGAGAAAGGTATGGACCTTGTAATTGCAGGTATGATACCGACTCCACTGGGTGAAATATGGCAGTATTACCCCACTATGCCAGAGATAATGATAACACTGATGGTATGGGCACTGGGCTTCTTTGTCTATACTCTGGTTTTGAAAGTCGCTCTGGCAATAGAAGGAGAAGAAATTATGGCTAAATAAGCCATAACTCTTTTTTTTTGCTGTTTAAATATTGCTTCATCTCTTTTTACAATTTTCTTCTTTTTGCATGCTAATATAGTTATTTTATCAGTCAATATACCTTCAAATCAATGTTTCACTGTATAATCACAGGGGGGAGGTGAATAACTCCTGGTTTTCTGGCTTTGTTGTTCACAGATTAAGAGAGAAAACGACTCCCCAGATGTCATTCAGAGCATAAATTGCGAAGGAGTATATTGTTAAAGAGTGTTTAGGCTGTAAACTGGAAGTTCATCGAGAGGCGTGGTGGTGTAAATATTGGCTCGCTCGGGATACTGGGGGAGTAATAGATTGTAGTGGCATATATATTGCTTTAGT carries:
- the ttrB_2 gene encoding tetrathionate reductase subunit B precursor; protein product: MTPEEKKTVIKRLEEKYDREYGRNDIEIMTTDAIPGVLFGYALNIQKCIGCRRCVYACVKENNQSRHDPNDPSRLQIQWIRVLEFDKFKYKSGGESSDFRSQFGNLQAGVDIEQSENYYNSPNVPQSGHFYMPVQCQQCERPPCVKVCPTKATWREPDGIVVIDYSWCIGCRFCLAACPYWARRFNWGIPYLPGKDLNPVMHYLGNRPRMRGVAEKCTFCIQRTRKGKYPACVEICPVGARKFGNLLDPESEVRKVLAEKRVFRLKEELGTDPKFFYFME
- a CDS encoding putative hydrogenase 2 b cytochrome subunit; amino-acid sequence: MKLLKFALTTIRIAFTGGPKYYAWLLSLILVMVFGALTYLQQLKLGLIVTDMRAQVSWGSYIANFTFFVGVAAAAVMIVAPAYLYNKKDFREITIFGELLAFSAVVMSLAFVLIDLGRIDRMLHILPFTGTPNWPQSLLTWDIIVLNGYLFLNMLIPGYMLYKKFYHEHLNRWIYFFVFLSIPWAVSIHTVTAFLYGGLIARPFWNVALMAPRFLAGAFASGPALVILVIMALRRYTCLGKKGCKIVVHDSILFKLAQIILVSLLVNLFFIGSEVYTALYGAKPADASTLRYLFFGLMHNGILYAKLTPYFWTSIIFMVIGAFLLMIPKTRYNLTTLAISCFLIFVGVWIEKGMDLVIAGMIPTPLGEIWQYYPTMPEIMITLMVWALGFFVYTLVLKVALAIEGEEIMAK